In Daphnia magna isolate NIES linkage group LG6, ASM2063170v1.1, whole genome shotgun sequence, the following are encoded in one genomic region:
- the LOC116924491 gene encoding tropomodulin isoform X2, translated as MTSKKLYGKDLKEFDDVDVDDLLTQLSAEELEILSKEVDPDDRFMPPDQRTNYHCEREPTGPVDRKQLIEHINKIALETPDQPENVPFVAGVVRGKKWIPPEAPVIATREDEGVSFNLEDEYEQALGTATEEELVDLAAILGFHSMMNQDQYHASLLNKGKVGLGWDGVTKASQPKALPFEPPNTTDPEQSILKVYDDDSKTIELCFNNINLTDDQFDRLFKALEINTRLEVLSLSNTGLTDRTAEKLAIALEKNATLRVINIETNQVSANGIVRLVKSLLVQKNIEEFRASNQLTAHVLGNKAEMDITQCIEQNTTLMRVGLFFEFNDARSRVANHLQKNIDRNRLRRTGRAPRNLTAGYILKKDTPNTKKSNTGQEFKK; from the exons ATGACGTCCAAAAAGCTCTACGGTAAAGACTTGAAAGAATTCGACGATGTGGATGTCGACGACCTTCTCACCCAACTGTCGGCCGAAGAATTGGAAATCCTCTCCAAAGAAGTAGATCCTGAT GACCGGTTTATGCCTCCTGATCAGCGTACAAACTACCACTGCGAACGGGAACCTACCGGTCCAGTCGATCGTAAGCAACTTATCGAGCACATTAACAAGATTGCACTCGAAACACCCGATCAACCTGAAAACGTGCCATTCGTCGCCGGAGTCGTCCGTGGTAAAAAG TGGATACCTCCGGAAGCGCCGGTTATTGCCACCCGTGAAGATGAAGGCGTTTCTTTCAATCTCGAGGACGAATACGAGCAAGCTCTGGGGACGGCCACCGAAGAGGAGCTCGTTGACTTGGCAG CTATTCTGGGATTCCATTCGATGATGAATCAGGATCAGTACCACGCCTCACTCCTTAACAAGGGCAAAGTGGGTTTGGGCTGGGATGGCGTAACGAAAGCCTCGCAACCCAAAGCTCTACCTTTCGAGCCTCCCAATACCACAGATCCGGAACAATCTATCCTCAAAGTTTATGACGATGATAGCAAAACAATTGAACTATGCTTCAACAATATCAACTTGACAGACGACCAATTCGACCG GTTGTTCAAAGCGCTGGAGATCAACACGCGCTTGGAAGTCCTTAGTCTTAGCAACACGGGCCTCACAGATCGCACAGCTGAAAAATTGGCCATCGCTCTTGAAAAGAATGCCACATTACGCGTTATCAA TATTGAAACCAATCAAGTGAGCGCTAATGGAATCGTCCGGCTCGTAAAGAGCTTATTGGTACAGAAGAATATCGAAGAATTCCGCGCCTCCAACCAG TTGACTGCCCATGTCTTGGGCAACAAAGCGGAAATGGACATCACCCAATGCATCGAGCAAAATACCACCCTGATGCGGGTAGGGCTCTTTTTCGAGTTCAATGACGCCCGGAGTCGAGTGGCCAACCATTTGCAGAAAAACATTGACCGCA
- the LOC116924497 gene encoding uncharacterized protein LOC116924497 produces the protein MNSVATAFILCQLVLTLWPAGAVAAPPAETNTSSKNLEDFRNHIRSTLTNYLMTQTHARYGKRMVPHGTSVSNNRNWNAQNPSEEWVGHNDGREPSGKDENLMDICFKINTSPEIRNLLLS, from the exons a tgaACTCAGTAGCAACCGCGTTCATCCTTTGCCAGTTAGTGTTGACCCTATGGCCGGCCGGTGCTGTGGCGGCACCACCTGCAGAGACTAACACGTCCTCGAAGAATCTCGAAGACTTCAGAAATCACATACGCTCCACTTTGACAAATTATTTAATGACACAGACCCACGCCAG GTATGGAAAGCGAATGGTCCCCCATGGCACATCCGTTTCCAATAATCGCAACTGGAACGCTCAGAACCCAAGCGAAGAGTGGGTTGGACATAACGATGGCAGAGAACCGAGTGGCAAAGACGAAAACCTGATGGACATTTGCTTTAAAATCAACACGTCGCCGGAAATTCGAAATCTTTTACTTTCTTAA
- the LOC116924494 gene encoding very-long-chain 3-oxoacyl-CoA reductase — MVFCVEVFGWGIMVVMGAKLLFNCYDFFYATYLAAALGHNLVPKIKQFGSWAVVTGATDGIGKAYAQQLAALGLNIVLVSRSPVKLKQVSDEISRQNRAIQILTVAVDFTDGNAIYPKLKKELSHLFGQIGILVNNVGMKLPTCQIADVPSGEQFNEIINCNVMSMVRLTNMLLPAMRKKKRGLIINIGSLAGTGFAPMRTTYGATKAFVDKFSCDLAAEYRSDGIVVQSILPGYVATKLPGLSGKSSFDVPTAKTYVEAALLRSLGVETRTSAYWFHKILLYWTEFLYFFVPNLVQKLTVSIIGRKAQMANLQTRM; from the exons ATGGTGTTTTGCGTTGAAGTTTTCGGATGGGGAATTATGGTGGTGATGGGAGCCAAACTGCTGTTCAATTGCTACGATTTCTTCTATGCCACATACTTGGCAGCGGCGTTAGGACACAACCTGGTCcctaaaataaaacaattcgGCTCTTGGGCAG TTGTGACGGGAGCAACGGATGGAATAGGAAAAGCTTACGCTCAACAA TTGGCGGCCTTGGGATTAAATATTGTACTTGTTAGTCGATCACCCGTAAAACTGAAGCAAGTTTCAGACGAGATAA GTCGTCAAAATCGTGctatccaaattttaacggTGGCTGTCGATTTCACTGACGGCAATGCCATTTATCCTAAACTAAAGAAAGAACTATCTCACCTATTTGGACAAATAGGAATACTCGTTAACAATGTTG GTATGAAGCTGCCAACTTGTCAGATCGCCGATGTTCCATCTGGTGAACAGTTTAACGAGATAATTAATTGCAACGTTATGTCGATGGTCCGGTTGACCAATATGCTTCTACCTGccatgagaaagaaaaagagaggatTGATCATCAATATCGGATCACTTGCCGGCACGGGATTTGCTCCAATGAGGACAACCTACGGAGCTACGAAA GCTTTTGTCGACAAATTCTCGTGCGATTTGGCTGCAGAATATCGTTCGGACGGCATCGTTGTCCAGTCTATATTGCCAGGTTACGTGGCAACAAAATTGCCCGGACTGAGTGGTAAATCCAGTTTCGATGTGCCAACAGCCAAAACGTACGTAGAGGCTGCGTTATTACGCTCTCTCGGAGTGGAAACTAGAACATCAGCTTACTGGTTTCACAAGATACTG CTGTACTGGACTGAATTCCTGTATTTTTTCGTCCCCAATCTCGTTCAGAAATTGACTGTGAGTATCATAGGCCGTAAAGCACAAATGGCTAATCTTCAAACAAGAATGTAA